A genomic region of Candidatus Marimicrobium litorale contains the following coding sequences:
- a CDS encoding quinone oxidoreductase family protein, with the protein MISAVRINETGGPEVMELQDVAIGPPGPGMVTVANKAIGLNYIDTYHRSGLYPLPLPTGLGLEGAGEVQAVGEGVDLVEGDRVAYCSAGFGAYAEAINLPAMRLVKIPQGVGFEQAAAVLLKGQTAEYLLQRTYPIKAGEPCLFHAAAGGVGLLFGQWARNIGATVIGTVGSEEKAVLARAHGYTHVINYRTEDVLTRVLEITGGEKLPVVYDGVGRDTFEVSLDCLRPRGLMVSFGNASGAPAPLDLQILANKGSLFITRPTMLTYTASEAELQQSSEDVFSRVVSGELMVEINQRYALQDVQQAHRDLESRKTSGSTILVP; encoded by the coding sequence ATGATAAGCGCGGTGAGGATTAATGAGACCGGTGGGCCCGAGGTTATGGAGCTGCAGGATGTGGCGATTGGGCCCCCTGGCCCAGGTATGGTGACGGTGGCGAACAAGGCGATCGGGTTGAACTATATCGATACCTATCACCGCAGTGGTCTCTATCCACTGCCATTGCCGACGGGGCTCGGACTGGAAGGCGCGGGGGAAGTGCAGGCTGTTGGCGAAGGTGTAGATCTGGTCGAAGGCGATCGGGTGGCGTATTGCTCTGCCGGCTTTGGTGCTTACGCGGAGGCAATTAATCTGCCAGCGATGCGACTGGTGAAGATACCGCAGGGAGTGGGCTTCGAGCAGGCGGCAGCGGTGCTGTTGAAGGGGCAGACCGCGGAGTATCTGCTGCAGCGCACCTATCCGATAAAGGCGGGGGAACCCTGCCTATTTCACGCGGCAGCGGGTGGTGTCGGGTTGTTGTTTGGTCAGTGGGCTAGAAACATTGGCGCTACTGTTATCGGTACTGTCGGATCTGAAGAAAAGGCCGTATTAGCACGGGCGCATGGTTATACTCATGTCATAAACTACCGCACCGAGGATGTCCTTACCCGCGTGCTCGAGATCACTGGCGGCGAAAAACTGCCTGTAGTTTACGATGGCGTGGGCCGGGATACCTTCGAGGTGTCACTGGACTGCCTGAGACCAAGGGGGCTGATGGTCAGTTTCGGCAATGCCTCGGGTGCGCCAGCGCCGCTCGATTTACAAATATTGGCCAACAAGGGTTCCCTGTTTATAACAAGACCTACAATGTTGACCTATACCGCCAGTGAGGCGGAGCTGCAGCAGTCGTCGGAGGATGTATTTTCGCGTGTTGTCTCAGGCGAATTGATGGTGGAGATCAATCAACGCTATGCGCTGCAGGATGTTCAACAGGCGCATCGGGATCTGGAGAGTCGCAAGACCAGTGGTTCCACGATTCTTGTCCCCTGA
- a CDS encoding GNAT family N-acetyltransferase produces MQVRPVVLAGRRVRLAPLDADHAQGLYNRGQQQRDWDYLPRPCFIDLADTRHWIDEALSASDQVAFAIVENGRGRAVGSTRYLNIRPEHRSLEIGWTWLGRDWQRTALNTETKLLLLTHAFEQLGCVRVEFKTDLRNERSQKALQRMGATREGVLRNHMIVQGSHVRDSVYYSVIDREWPTVKQQLLKLLARTKGA; encoded by the coding sequence ATGCAGGTTAGGCCGGTGGTACTCGCGGGTCGCCGGGTGCGCCTTGCCCCACTGGATGCGGACCATGCACAAGGACTTTATAATCGCGGGCAGCAGCAGAGAGATTGGGACTATCTGCCCCGTCCGTGCTTTATCGACCTGGCAGATACGCGTCACTGGATTGATGAAGCGCTGTCAGCCAGCGATCAGGTAGCTTTCGCCATCGTGGAAAATGGTCGGGGGCGTGCAGTCGGCAGCACGCGTTATCTCAACATTAGGCCAGAGCACCGTAGTCTGGAGATTGGCTGGACGTGGTTGGGCCGCGACTGGCAGCGAACCGCGTTAAACACAGAGACAAAATTGCTGTTGCTGACACATGCTTTCGAGCAGCTGGGCTGCGTGCGGGTAGAGTTCAAGACGGATTTGCGTAACGAGCGCTCACAGAAGGCACTGCAGCGAATGGGCGCGACGCGGGAGGGCGTGCTGCGCAATCATATGATCGTTCAGGGCAGCCACGTGCGCGATTCGGTTTACTACAGCGTAATCGACCGGGAATGGCCGACTGTCAAACAGCAACTGCTGAAGCTTCTTGCGCGTACGAAGGGGGCATAG
- the cysK gene encoding cysteine synthase A, translating into MTKLYQNNAETIGGTPLVKINHISDGNIYGKLENRNPAMSVKCRIGASMVAAAEKDGSLKPGMTIVEPTSGNTGIALAFVAAARGYNCILTMPNTMSLERRMLMKSLGAEIILTDGAKGIPAAIERADTIISSDPGKYWGPHQFENPANPAVHEQTTGPEIWDDTEGDVDIFVSGVGTGGTISGVASYLKKTRGKNVLCVAVEPDTTTMITAAKAGADPTHAPHKIQGIGAGFVPQNLQLDLVDQVEQVSSEEAMEWAHKLMQREGILAGISSGAAMAVAHRLSQQAENKGKLIVAILPDSGERYLSTALFADSFSDNEKVQATIT; encoded by the coding sequence ATGACAAAACTTTATCAAAACAACGCAGAGACCATCGGTGGCACACCCCTGGTCAAAATAAATCACATCAGCGATGGCAACATCTACGGCAAGCTGGAGAATCGCAACCCCGCTATGTCGGTGAAATGTCGCATCGGCGCCAGCATGGTCGCCGCAGCAGAAAAAGATGGCAGCCTCAAGCCTGGTATGACAATCGTCGAACCCACCAGCGGCAATACCGGGATTGCCCTGGCATTTGTGGCCGCCGCCCGAGGCTATAACTGCATCCTGACAATGCCCAATACAATGAGCCTTGAGCGTCGCATGTTAATGAAATCATTGGGGGCCGAGATCATTCTCACTGACGGCGCCAAAGGCATCCCCGCCGCGATAGAACGGGCGGACACCATCATCAGCTCAGATCCGGGCAAGTACTGGGGGCCACACCAGTTCGAGAATCCCGCTAATCCGGCTGTCCATGAGCAGACTACGGGGCCCGAAATCTGGGATGATACGGAGGGTGACGTCGACATCTTTGTGTCCGGCGTAGGCACCGGTGGCACCATCAGCGGTGTCGCCTCATACCTGAAGAAAACGCGCGGCAAGAACGTGCTTTGTGTGGCGGTAGAGCCGGACACCACGACCATGATCACTGCTGCCAAAGCCGGCGCAGACCCCACCCATGCTCCGCACAAAATACAGGGCATTGGTGCAGGCTTCGTGCCGCAGAACTTGCAGCTGGATCTGGTCGACCAGGTAGAGCAGGTGTCGAGCGAAGAGGCCATGGAGTGGGCGCACAAACTGATGCAAAGAGAGGGTATCCTCGCGGGCATTTCCTCCGGCGCAGCTATGGCAGTCGCTCACCGGCTATCTCAGCAGGCGGAAAATAAAGGAAAGCTCATTGTCGCTATCCTGCCGGATTCCGGCGAACGTTACCTCTCTACAGCTCTCTTCGCCGACAGCTTCTCCGATAACGAGAAGGTTCAGGCCACCATTACCTGA
- a CDS encoding TlpA disulfide reductase family protein, translating to MRRAAAILLLTLLTACADKGEAPAPELDELRGQWVVINYWAQWCKPCIEEIPELNALNEAYDTVTVLGVNYDGATGADLDNQTRSLGVAFPTLKHDPSGQLGIPRPVALPTTLIVSPRGELKETLLGPQTLGSLSLATEQTAVGNRK from the coding sequence ATGAGGCGCGCGGCAGCCATACTCTTGCTGACCCTGCTCACAGCCTGTGCGGACAAAGGCGAAGCACCCGCGCCTGAGCTGGACGAATTGCGGGGCCAGTGGGTCGTCATTAACTACTGGGCCCAGTGGTGTAAACCCTGCATTGAAGAAATTCCAGAATTGAACGCACTGAACGAGGCGTATGACACGGTGACCGTACTTGGCGTCAACTATGATGGCGCGACCGGCGCTGACCTCGACAACCAGACCCGCTCGCTGGGCGTTGCCTTTCCCACGCTCAAGCATGACCCATCCGGCCAATTGGGCATCCCGCGACCCGTGGCGCTGCCAACTACGCTGATCGTGTCCCCCCGCGGCGAACTGAAAGAGACCCTGTTGGGGCCACAAACACTCGGCTCCCTGTCGCTGGCAACGGAACAAACCGCTGTAGGCAACAGAAAATAA
- a CDS encoding YihY family inner membrane protein, translated as MHVIQPVQRPPPSCHTIAMNPISIIREIWRRITYLIGRFGADRCSENAAALTYMSLFALVPLLTVLYTMASAIPAFQGAESQMQTLLFKHMVPQSSAEIEGYLENFSQQAKNLTGPGVAFLLVTAVLMLRNIEKAFNLIWRARENRSPLSSFLLYWAVLTLAPILIGLALAMSTYLSSFTDTLASYDIFGAQAALLRITPLLLSTMGFSLMYAAVPNCRVPFKHVMIGGLIVALVFHAARSLFTQLVAESSITFIYGAFAAVPLFLLWVYLSWNIVLMGGILVHSLSAYQSREQAERPIVMKALQVLHLFWQKQLSGDAVRELELLNNKHEIVRGLDSETWGTIRNILLDQRIITQNDKGHYLLSRDLNTVSFWQLKEWIEGELSLDQQFGQEADGWLGAAEGLLVAEQKDQRTLLSDSLVALFQK; from the coding sequence ATGCATGTGATTCAGCCCGTGCAGCGGCCACCCCCTTCATGCCATACTATTGCCATGAACCCTATCTCGATCATCCGTGAAATCTGGCGTCGGATAACTTACCTCATTGGGCGGTTTGGTGCGGATCGCTGTTCGGAGAACGCAGCTGCACTGACCTACATGAGTCTGTTCGCGCTGGTCCCGCTCCTGACCGTGCTCTACACCATGGCCTCTGCCATCCCTGCATTCCAGGGCGCCGAAAGCCAGATGCAAACGCTTCTGTTCAAACACATGGTGCCGCAGAGCAGCGCAGAGATTGAAGGCTATCTGGAAAACTTTTCACAGCAGGCAAAAAACCTGACCGGACCGGGAGTTGCTTTTCTGCTGGTCACCGCGGTACTCATGCTGCGCAATATTGAAAAAGCCTTTAACCTGATATGGCGTGCGAGAGAGAATCGCAGCCCCCTGTCCAGCTTCCTGTTGTATTGGGCTGTGCTGACACTGGCGCCGATTTTGATCGGCCTGGCATTGGCGATGAGCACCTATCTTTCCTCATTCACAGACACCCTCGCGTCTTATGATATTTTTGGCGCCCAAGCCGCTCTGTTGCGCATAACGCCACTGCTATTATCCACGATGGGTTTCAGCCTGATGTACGCCGCTGTACCTAACTGCCGTGTGCCGTTCAAGCACGTTATGATAGGCGGCCTTATTGTGGCACTGGTTTTTCACGCGGCCCGCAGCCTGTTTACCCAACTGGTTGCCGAATCGAGTATTACGTTCATCTATGGGGCATTCGCGGCGGTACCTTTGTTTTTGCTCTGGGTTTATCTGTCGTGGAATATCGTCTTGATGGGCGGCATTCTGGTGCACAGCCTGTCTGCCTACCAGAGTCGCGAACAGGCAGAGCGACCCATCGTCATGAAGGCGCTCCAGGTACTGCACTTATTCTGGCAAAAACAGCTTAGCGGTGATGCGGTACGCGAGCTCGAATTACTCAATAATAAGCACGAAATCGTGCGCGGACTAGACAGTGAAACATGGGGAACAATACGCAATATTCTCCTCGATCAGCGCATCATTACCCAAAACGACAAGGGCCATTATCTGCTCAGCCGGGATCTCAATACCGTCTCTTTCTGGCAGCTAAAGGAGTGGATAGAAGGCGAGCTATCCCTTGACCAGCAGTTTGGGCAAGAAGCAGATGGGTGGCTTGGCGCAGCAGAGGGGCTGCTGGTTGCGGAACAGAAGGATCAAAGAACGCTGCTGTCTGACAGCCTTGTGGCTCTATTTCAAAAATGA
- the arsC gene encoding arsenate reductase (glutaredoxin) (This arsenate reductase requires both glutathione and glutaredoxin to convert arsenate to arsenite, after which the efflux transporter formed by ArsA and ArsB can extrude the arsenite from the cell, providing resistance.), with translation MADVTIYHNPRCSKSRTTLALLEENDVTPSVVLYLDTPPDASEIKGLLKKLNISAGELVRRGEADYKASGLGKESVEADIVAAMAEYPKLIERPIVVKGAKAVLGRPPENVLALIG, from the coding sequence ATGGCTGACGTTACTATTTACCATAATCCCCGGTGTTCAAAGTCGCGCACCACACTCGCGCTGCTAGAGGAAAACGATGTGACCCCGAGTGTCGTGCTTTACCTTGACACACCTCCAGATGCGAGCGAGATCAAGGGTCTACTGAAGAAGCTGAATATCAGCGCAGGAGAACTGGTGAGGCGGGGTGAGGCCGACTACAAAGCCAGCGGGCTGGGCAAGGAGTCGGTTGAGGCGGATATCGTTGCGGCCATGGCCGAGTATCCCAAACTGATTGAGCGCCCTATCGTCGTAAAAGGCGCTAAGGCGGTGCTGGGCCGGCCACCGGAAAATGTTCTGGCGTTGATCGGTTGA
- the wrbA gene encoding NAD(P)H:quinone oxidoreductase has product MADAYVLVLYYSRNGSTAMMAQQVARGVELVEGMSARVRTVPPVSASNEKTEAEIPETGPLYCEPEDLSGCSGLVLGSPTRLGNMAAPLKYFIDQTSALWLSGALIDKPAAVFSSTSSMHGGQESTLLSMMLPLLHHGMIITGIPYSESGLMTTTSGGTPYGASHWGGADNRRELDDVEARLCRALGQRVAGLALRATE; this is encoded by the coding sequence ATGGCCGACGCGTATGTGCTGGTGCTTTATTACTCCCGCAACGGATCTACGGCGATGATGGCGCAACAGGTGGCGCGAGGGGTTGAGCTCGTCGAAGGCATGTCGGCACGCGTGAGAACGGTGCCCCCGGTGTCCGCCAGTAATGAAAAGACGGAAGCAGAAATACCTGAAACAGGTCCCCTGTATTGCGAGCCCGAAGATCTCTCCGGTTGTTCCGGACTTGTGCTGGGAAGTCCGACGCGCTTGGGTAACATGGCCGCGCCGTTGAAGTATTTTATCGATCAGACATCTGCTTTATGGCTCAGCGGTGCGCTCATTGACAAGCCTGCGGCCGTGTTCAGCTCTACCTCCAGTATGCACGGTGGTCAGGAGTCGACGCTGCTTAGCATGATGTTGCCGTTACTCCATCATGGCATGATTATTACGGGTATTCCCTACAGTGAAAGCGGATTGATGACCACCACCTCCGGGGGCACTCCCTACGGTGCATCCCATTGGGGCGGCGCCGATAATCGACGCGAATTGGATGACGTGGAGGCACGGTTGTGTCGTGCACTGGGGCAGCGTGTGGCGGGTTTGGCATTGAGGGCCACAGAATGA
- a CDS encoding DUF2069 domain-containing protein, giving the protein MSERLCSIASRCMWAAYVGLLLQQSLDAFLHQAPWFIWLVKLLPLLIFLPGMLKDRLRTLIWLCFVCLGYFLILVQRIFAEPDSPVVISGLVGVVILFVAAMMYVRWRARALRGD; this is encoded by the coding sequence ATGAGCGAGCGCTTGTGTAGTATTGCCAGTCGCTGTATGTGGGCGGCATACGTCGGCTTGCTTCTGCAGCAGTCGCTGGATGCTTTTTTACACCAGGCGCCCTGGTTTATCTGGCTGGTGAAGTTGTTACCGTTGTTGATTTTTTTACCTGGGATGCTCAAGGACAGGTTGCGCACTCTCATCTGGTTATGTTTTGTCTGCCTGGGTTATTTTCTGATACTGGTGCAGCGAATTTTCGCTGAGCCCGACAGTCCGGTCGTGATCAGCGGATTAGTGGGTGTTGTGATACTGTTTGTCGCCGCCATGATGTACGTGCGCTGGCGGGCCAGAGCGTTGCGTGGCGACTGA
- the sppA gene encoding signal peptide peptidase SppA yields MSKPSLLRRIAAGTWTAITRIRLAMANILFLVLLALIYFVYMGGGPEPLPEQAALLLNVSGTVVDQKTAVNPLQAVLSEPSPEQHEVLLRDIIESIEYAADDPAINSLVMELDSLVYLGISKTQEITPALEAFRETGKPIIALGDYYTQDQYLLASYADTVISHPLGGVMLEGFSSYRNYFREALDKLSINVHVFRAGEQKSYVEPFLRDDMSEPVKELTARWLGDLWQQYTSTVELQRNLTEGALDNYVNNLPDLLRQQGGDAGQAALKAGLIDKLLGRSEGNDYLVQLVGASNDDGLYEAIEFERYVGRKRPMQLGTAAGDRIGVITATGNILPGDQPPGNIGGDSLARLIRGAVDEDDIKAIVLRVNSGGGSYFASEIVRQQILYAREKEKPLIVSMGAVAASGGYYIAADATEIWATPATITGSIGVFAAFPTFEGLLQRMGIHTDGVGTTKLAGALRPDRPVKPEQKAVINSGIEFAYRNFLQVVADGREMSVESVDPLAQGRVWSAADALESGLIDQLGGLEEAIASAAEHAGLSDYKVDFVELPVSPRELLMRQLANRGMSLNLWEESATGAMFLRLMLPVRAAVRELTTLQDPNHLYVRCLACGLTPEL; encoded by the coding sequence ATGAGTAAACCATCATTGTTGCGCCGGATAGCCGCGGGAACCTGGACGGCGATTACACGTATCCGGCTCGCCATGGCCAATATTCTGTTTCTGGTCCTACTGGCGCTTATCTATTTTGTCTACATGGGCGGCGGGCCTGAGCCCCTTCCAGAGCAGGCGGCACTGTTGCTGAATGTCAGTGGCACAGTGGTAGATCAGAAGACTGCGGTGAATCCACTGCAGGCAGTACTTTCGGAGCCGTCGCCAGAACAGCACGAGGTGTTACTCAGAGATATTATCGAGTCGATTGAGTACGCTGCAGATGACCCTGCGATTAATTCTCTTGTCATGGAGCTGGATTCCCTCGTGTATCTCGGGATCAGCAAGACACAGGAGATTACTCCCGCGCTGGAGGCTTTTCGGGAAACGGGCAAACCCATAATCGCGCTTGGCGACTACTACACTCAGGATCAGTATTTGCTGGCCAGTTATGCGGATACAGTGATTTCTCACCCCCTGGGTGGTGTCATGCTCGAGGGGTTCAGCAGTTATCGTAATTACTTTCGTGAGGCGCTGGACAAGCTCTCAATTAACGTACACGTTTTTCGGGCAGGGGAACAGAAGTCTTACGTCGAGCCCTTTTTGCGCGATGATATGTCCGAGCCGGTGAAAGAGCTTACGGCTCGTTGGTTGGGAGACCTCTGGCAGCAATACACGTCTACGGTAGAGTTGCAGCGTAACCTTACTGAGGGAGCACTGGATAACTACGTCAATAACTTGCCGGATTTACTTCGTCAGCAGGGCGGTGATGCAGGGCAGGCGGCGCTGAAAGCGGGTCTGATAGACAAACTGTTAGGCCGGTCGGAAGGCAATGATTATCTTGTCCAGCTGGTTGGCGCCAGCAACGATGACGGTCTTTATGAGGCGATAGAATTTGAGCGCTACGTGGGCCGCAAGAGGCCTATGCAGCTAGGAACTGCAGCAGGTGATCGCATTGGTGTTATTACGGCCACCGGAAATATTCTGCCCGGTGACCAACCGCCGGGAAATATCGGTGGTGATTCCCTCGCACGGCTGATCCGGGGTGCTGTCGACGAAGACGATATCAAGGCAATCGTATTGCGAGTTAATAGCGGGGGAGGCAGTTACTTTGCTTCTGAGATTGTTCGCCAGCAAATTCTATACGCCCGTGAAAAAGAGAAGCCCTTAATAGTGTCCATGGGTGCTGTAGCTGCCTCGGGCGGTTATTACATTGCCGCCGATGCCACTGAAATCTGGGCGACTCCGGCAACTATCACCGGCAGTATCGGCGTCTTCGCTGCCTTCCCAACATTTGAGGGCTTGTTGCAGCGAATGGGCATTCATACTGACGGTGTTGGCACCACTAAACTGGCCGGTGCCCTGCGACCAGATCGTCCGGTAAAACCGGAGCAGAAAGCCGTTATTAACAGTGGCATTGAGTTTGCCTACAGGAATTTCTTGCAGGTTGTGGCAGATGGCAGAGAGATGAGTGTGGAGAGCGTCGACCCTCTCGCTCAGGGTCGTGTGTGGAGTGCTGCAGATGCTCTGGAATCAGGTCTGATCGATCAGCTGGGAGGGCTTGAGGAGGCGATTGCTTCTGCTGCTGAGCATGCGGGCCTGTCGGACTACAAAGTGGATTTTGTAGAGCTGCCCGTATCGCCCCGGGAGCTGTTGATGAGGCAACTGGCCAACCGCGGTATGAGCCTGAACCTGTGGGAAGAGTCTGCTACTGGCGCTATGTTTCTTCGCCTCATGTTGCCAGTGCGAGCTGCTGTCCGCGAATTAACGACGTTGCAGGATCCGAATCATCTGTATGTACGATGTCTGGCCTGCGGATTGACGCCTGAGCTTTAG